One window of Candidatus Nitrospira kreftii genomic DNA carries:
- a CDS encoding hypothetical protein (conserved membrane protein of unknown function): MFEDNLLRWAACVGFHTPGECQLQWGDLGATVGVLLLAGFVILFCVRATRALLILPARSFTPTISRLLSGWVQTNSYTEETFFTADGADNETAAQRHRALNRLAGYFREHYPKSIMWSNAIRDGLSDLRFTDAGRVPFPFARMMQEKFNLCSVVTASEGTKLCDLDGHWSLDVTGSYGVNVAGYDQYKGWMEKGWERVKSLGPVLGPLHPIVADNIAMLKAISKLDEISFHMSGTEAVMAAIRLARFNTRRKFIVSFAGAYHGWWDGVQPGLGSEREIKDCITLKDVNSASLDAIRRIKQDIAGVIVNPIQAFHPNSPPPSDAILLTSDIRKTEAAHGPYAQWLKQLREVCTACDIPLIFDEVYSGFRLAPGGAQEYFGVQADVVIYGKTVGGGMPIGVCCGKKDLMRRFDPDHPMRLAYVIGTFSAHPHVMGAMNEFLCWVTKPQTTQLYQEADHSCTEWAASVNRDLAARALPLRIVNLTTVWTILFQQPGRYNWLLQYYLRAEGVTLSWVGTGRCLSNMAFASEQYAELHTKLIVAASRMKQDGWWLEGLDQPERRKAMKLRLTWEMIGSIVQMPKPLKTFYSEVMRRKHDDHVASHSHPLNQLFHLFSSSVFIYCYFLIFTDLTTAVTASLVALFVRQFGHALVEPPCHDKEELLLGFNTPNKTMIVSAYCLIPLANMLAAGSWTFSAFLERWPVIAQQWWGLTLVVVLGRVAYLAWLHDFKTSMVWFIKLITDPFTDIKAYLPRSSREWRAFLPPYGLKEMSQRH; this comes from the coding sequence ATGTTCGAGGACAACCTACTAAGATGGGCAGCATGCGTGGGTTTCCACACGCCAGGCGAATGCCAACTACAATGGGGAGACCTTGGAGCGACCGTCGGAGTCTTGCTCCTCGCCGGGTTCGTCATCCTGTTCTGTGTGCGCGCGACGCGGGCGCTGCTCATCCTTCCTGCCAGATCGTTCACGCCAACTATTTCGCGCCTTCTGTCCGGCTGGGTTCAAACCAACTCGTATACAGAGGAGACATTTTTTACCGCCGATGGCGCCGATAATGAGACTGCCGCACAGCGACACCGTGCTTTGAATCGTCTGGCCGGCTATTTTCGCGAACACTACCCAAAGTCGATCATGTGGAGCAACGCCATTCGCGATGGCCTATCTGATCTGCGGTTCACGGATGCCGGTCGGGTGCCCTTCCCGTTCGCACGCATGATGCAGGAAAAGTTCAACCTCTGCTCCGTCGTCACCGCGTCCGAAGGAACGAAACTCTGCGACCTCGACGGTCACTGGTCGCTCGATGTGACCGGCTCGTACGGAGTCAATGTCGCCGGATATGACCAGTATAAGGGATGGATGGAGAAGGGATGGGAGCGCGTGAAAAGTCTGGGGCCTGTCTTAGGGCCATTGCACCCCATTGTGGCAGACAACATCGCGATGCTCAAGGCCATCTCTAAGTTGGACGAAATTTCCTTCCACATGAGCGGCACAGAAGCTGTCATGGCGGCCATCCGACTGGCGCGCTTTAATACCCGCCGCAAGTTCATTGTCTCTTTCGCCGGCGCCTACCACGGGTGGTGGGACGGCGTCCAGCCTGGACTTGGCAGCGAACGGGAGATCAAGGACTGCATCACCTTGAAAGACGTCAATTCCGCCTCACTTGATGCCATTCGGAGGATAAAACAGGATATAGCGGGTGTCATCGTCAATCCGATCCAAGCGTTCCACCCCAATTCCCCGCCTCCGAGCGACGCAATCCTCTTGACCAGTGACATCCGAAAGACTGAAGCGGCCCACGGTCCATATGCACAGTGGCTGAAACAGCTGCGTGAGGTCTGTACGGCTTGCGACATCCCGCTCATTTTTGACGAGGTCTATTCTGGCTTTCGGCTGGCACCGGGCGGCGCACAGGAATACTTTGGCGTCCAGGCCGACGTCGTGATTTATGGCAAAACAGTCGGCGGTGGTATGCCGATCGGCGTGTGCTGCGGCAAAAAAGATCTAATGCGTCGATTCGATCCGGATCACCCCATGAGACTGGCGTACGTGATCGGCACATTTTCCGCCCACCCGCATGTCATGGGAGCCATGAATGAATTCTTGTGTTGGGTCACCAAACCCCAAACCACACAGCTCTACCAAGAAGCTGACCATAGCTGCACTGAATGGGCGGCTTCCGTCAACAGGGATCTCGCAGCGCGAGCGCTTCCGTTGCGCATCGTCAATCTGACGACGGTTTGGACGATCTTGTTCCAGCAGCCGGGTCGATACAACTGGCTCCTTCAATACTATTTACGCGCCGAAGGGGTGACGCTGAGCTGGGTCGGCACGGGCCGATGCCTGAGCAACATGGCTTTTGCATCGGAACAGTACGCAGAGCTGCACACAAAACTGATTGTTGCCGCATCCCGTATGAAACAGGATGGCTGGTGGTTGGAAGGACTCGACCAGCCGGAACGGAGGAAAGCTATGAAGTTACGGCTCACTTGGGAAATGATCGGGAGCATTGTACAGATGCCCAAGCCGCTCAAAACCTTTTACTCAGAGGTCATGCGTCGGAAGCATGATGATCACGTCGCGTCTCATAGCCACCCATTGAATCAACTGTTTCACCTCTTCAGTTCAAGTGTCTTCATCTATTGTTACTTCCTAATCTTCACGGATCTCACGACTGCGGTCACGGCCAGCTTGGTAGCCCTGTTCGTTCGCCAATTCGGGCACGCCCTCGTCGAGCCGCCTTGTCACGACAAGGAAGAGTTGTTACTGGGGTTCAATACGCCGAACAAGACCATGATTGTGTCAGCCTACTGCCTGATTCCTCTCGCCAATATGTTGGCGGCAGGGAGTTGGACCTTTTCTGCCTTTCTGGAGCGGTGGCCCGTCATCGCTCAGCAATGGTGGGGGCTGACTCTGGTCGTAGTCCTTGGCCGTGTTGCTTATTTGGCCTGGTTACATGATTTCAAGACCTCCATGGTCTGGTTCATCAAGCTGATTACCGATCCCTTCACGGACATCAAGGCCTATCTCCCGCGATCCTCACGAGAATGGCGGGCATTTCTACCTCCCTATGGCCTGAAGGAGATGAGTCAGAGGCATTGA
- a CDS encoding Ser/Thr protein phosphatase family protein, UDP-2,3-diacylglucosamine hydrolase-like protein gives MNKSLRSHPLSYRTVWISDVHLGFRGCSADHLLDFLHSVDCEFLYLVGDIIDVWEMKRRMCWPQSHNNVLRTILGKAKHGTMVVYVPGNHDEILRDYHDMTFGNVHIMEETIHTNVDGRRFLITHGDKFDSVVRSSRAIAMLGTRLYDWLLKANYLVHWVRRKTNLPYWSLAAFLKHKVKNAVQFISNFEAVVAYEAARLGVDGVVCGHIHRPEIAKLNDVIYCNCGDWVESCSALVEHHDGSLELLRWEDTVASLKRSRVADRERMTLVPDEVLVVASGERSVA, from the coding sequence GTGAATAAATCCCTCCGCAGTCATCCGCTTTCCTATCGGACGGTTTGGATTTCAGATGTCCACTTGGGGTTCCGTGGCTGCAGCGCCGATCACCTCCTTGACTTCCTCCACTCCGTTGATTGCGAGTTTCTCTACCTCGTCGGAGATATCATCGACGTCTGGGAAATGAAACGGAGGATGTGCTGGCCGCAATCTCACAACAATGTATTGAGAACGATCCTGGGTAAAGCCAAGCATGGCACCATGGTTGTTTACGTTCCGGGTAATCATGATGAGATCCTTCGCGACTATCATGATATGACCTTCGGGAATGTGCACATCATGGAAGAGACGATCCACACCAATGTGGACGGCCGCAGGTTTCTGATCACTCACGGAGATAAATTCGACAGTGTGGTACGGAGTTCGAGAGCCATCGCGATGCTGGGCACCCGGCTGTACGACTGGTTGCTCAAAGCGAACTATCTTGTTCACTGGGTTCGCAGAAAAACCAACCTACCATACTGGTCGCTTGCCGCTTTCCTGAAGCACAAAGTCAAGAACGCCGTCCAGTTCATCAGTAACTTTGAGGCCGTAGTGGCCTACGAGGCAGCTCGCCTCGGGGTTGACGGCGTAGTCTGCGGTCATATTCACCGCCCGGAAATCGCGAAGCTGAACGACGTAATCTATTGCAACTGTGGTGATTGGGTCGAGAGCTGCAGCGCACTGGTTGAACATCATGATGGGAGTCTCGAGCTACTGCGCTGGGAGGATACTGTTGCGAGCTTGAAACGTTCACGCGTCGCAGACCGAGAGCGGATGACTTTGGTTCCGGATGAGGTTCTGGTCGTTGCCTCAGGCGAGCGCAGCGTGGCGTAG
- a CDS encoding hypothetical protein (conserved protein of unknown function) has protein sequence MIQRAAHLWSVKKPPFKPITLVLLPGLDGTDVFFRPLLMTLPEWIAPLVVHFPPSGVNEYPDLLQMIRAMLAETPRYYVLGWSFSGPLALMLAQAEPEKVQGVVLVSSFVRPPRRLFAQLRWAAITPVVWLLRFGKRLPVWLSRSSHDRLRLDKTETWKRVNAEMIAARIRTLLDVDARHLLKHCPCPVLCVVGGNDRIVPYDNVEEMARIRESVRVRTITGEHFAIYTNPTAALAAITEFIITETR, from the coding sequence GTGATTCAGCGAGCCGCCCACCTCTGGTCGGTCAAGAAGCCACCTTTTAAGCCGATCACCCTTGTGCTCTTGCCGGGACTCGATGGCACCGATGTGTTCTTTCGTCCGTTGTTGATGACGTTGCCTGAGTGGATAGCGCCGCTGGTCGTCCACTTTCCACCCTCAGGGGTAAATGAATACCCCGACTTGCTCCAGATGATTCGTGCCATGCTGGCGGAGACACCGCGTTACTATGTACTCGGCTGGTCGTTTTCCGGACCTTTGGCGCTCATGCTCGCCCAAGCCGAGCCGGAAAAGGTACAGGGTGTCGTTCTGGTCTCGTCCTTCGTCCGTCCGCCCCGACGTCTCTTCGCGCAGTTGCGCTGGGCCGCCATCACACCCGTGGTTTGGCTTCTCCGTTTTGGAAAGAGACTTCCTGTCTGGCTTTCGCGAAGCTCGCACGATCGGCTGCGACTAGATAAGACGGAAACATGGAAACGGGTAAACGCTGAGATGATCGCGGCACGCATTCGCACGCTCCTCGATGTGGATGCGCGACATCTGTTGAAGCACTGTCCCTGTCCGGTGCTGTGTGTCGTTGGAGGAAACGACAGGATCGTGCCGTACGATAATGTAGAAGAAATGGCTCGCATACGTGAGTCGGTTCGTGTGCGAACGATTACCGGCGAGCATTTCGCTATTTATACCAACCCGACGGCCGCGTTAGCCGCGATCACGGAGTTCATCATAACGGAAACCCGTTGA
- a CDS encoding hypothetical protein (conserved protein of unknown function) → MYDGATPRGTQWQRLFSLFAGLSIIMIFVNGCSVKRLLVDVVGNALTGDSEILASDDDPDLIREAIPFGLKTLESFLESSPNHRGILFSSAKGFTTYAYLLQDEADRLEENDRRRARLLRARIKRLYLRGREYALRGLELDHPQFEALLRRDQASVLAQTTGKDASFLYWAGVSWGGALSAGSDDLALVSEAPLFAALVRRVVEVGEWYEAGAAYEFLISYEASRLGGSAGLAREHFRRALALTDTPRASLFVALAEGLSIKEQNLDEFKALLERALAVDPDREPKGRLVNVLAQRRARWLLARIPELFLDIDHKEVAP, encoded by the coding sequence ATGTACGATGGTGCCACGCCTCGCGGTACTCAATGGCAACGGCTGTTCTCTCTCTTTGCTGGGCTATCTATTATTATGATCTTCGTGAACGGATGTTCCGTCAAGCGCCTGCTGGTCGACGTTGTAGGGAATGCGCTGACGGGGGACTCTGAGATCTTGGCCTCCGACGATGACCCGGATCTCATCCGAGAGGCAATTCCTTTTGGCCTGAAGACTCTCGAAAGTTTTCTGGAGAGTTCGCCCAATCATCGAGGCATACTTTTTTCCTCCGCGAAAGGCTTTACCACCTATGCGTACCTCCTCCAGGATGAGGCCGACCGATTGGAAGAAAACGACCGCCGTCGGGCCCGGCTGCTGCGCGCTCGCATCAAAAGGCTATATTTGCGAGGCCGTGAGTATGCACTCAGGGGATTAGAGCTCGATCACCCCCAGTTCGAAGCGCTGCTACGACGCGATCAGGCTTCCGTCTTGGCCCAGACCACAGGAAAGGATGCATCCTTTCTCTATTGGGCTGGTGTGTCTTGGGGCGGTGCTCTCTCTGCCGGATCGGACGATCTCGCATTAGTCTCCGAAGCACCACTGTTTGCCGCTTTGGTGCGCCGAGTCGTAGAAGTAGGCGAATGGTACGAAGCGGGAGCCGCGTACGAATTTCTCATCTCATACGAAGCAAGCCGTCTGGGCGGCAGCGCCGGTCTGGCTCGTGAGCATTTTCGCCGTGCGCTGGCACTCACGGATACTCCGCGCGCCTCCCTGTTCGTGGCGCTGGCGGAAGGCCTCTCGATCAAGGAGCAGAACCTCGACGAATTCAAAGCGCTTCTGGAGCGCGCATTGGCCGTCGATCCTGACCGTGAACCGAAAGGGCGTCTTGTCAACGTGCTGGCCCAGCGTCGGGCCCGGTGGCTCCTCGCGCGCATTCCCGAACTCTTTTTAGATATTGATCACAAGGAGGTCGCCCCATGA
- a CDS encoding hypothetical protein (conserved exported protein of unknown function), whose amino-acid sequence MKRTTLAGLIITAILLVCQTVSAETIKLGTLAPNNSPYYDILRDLGEDWAKISNGSVRLRIYAGGVAGDDPDMVRKMRIGHLWPAQVSTRSLTRPRRSNYP is encoded by the coding sequence ATGAAACGAACGACCCTCGCAGGTCTTATTATTACGGCCATCCTCCTCGTGTGTCAGACGGTCTCAGCCGAAACCATCAAATTAGGGACCTTGGCCCCGAACAATTCACCCTATTACGATATCCTGCGAGATCTTGGCGAGGATTGGGCGAAGATCTCGAACGGGTCCGTTCGTCTGCGTATTTACGCCGGTGGTGTGGCCGGCGATGATCCCGACATGGTCAGGAAAATGCGAATCGGGCACTTGTGGCCGGCTCAGGTCTCTACGAGATCGCTCACGAGACCAAGGCGATCCAACTACCCATGA
- a CDS encoding hypothetical protein (conserved protein of unknown function), whose product MMFRDDDEWDHVRTQIAGKLEKIYAAKGFRVLLWGDGGWVYLFTQKPVVHPDDLKPLRLFVWAGDQDNLQAWKNLGYRAVPLAVNEIHSALHSGLINAYITTPLAALSFQWFGLSKEMTDVKVVPLVGALVIAERKWQAIPVEIREHLVQSSQEAGKRFLVQMRQHSAEAVKVMQQHGLKIHAVSPDVLAEWNKRFRANYPTIMGENVPPELVAEVERIRDEYRAAKRLP is encoded by the coding sequence ATGATGTTTCGCGACGACGACGAGTGGGATCATGTTCGGACACAGATCGCCGGAAAACTGGAAAAGATCTATGCCGCGAAGGGATTCAGAGTGCTCCTCTGGGGAGACGGCGGCTGGGTCTACCTGTTTACGCAAAAGCCCGTCGTCCATCCAGATGATCTGAAACCCCTCCGGCTGTTTGTGTGGGCCGGCGATCAGGATAACTTACAGGCGTGGAAGAATTTGGGCTACCGCGCGGTTCCGCTCGCCGTGAACGAAATTCATTCCGCGCTCCACTCAGGCTTGATCAATGCCTACATCACCACTCCACTCGCCGCGCTCTCGTTTCAATGGTTCGGCTTGAGCAAGGAAATGACTGACGTGAAGGTGGTCCCTCTTGTCGGCGCCCTCGTGATCGCGGAAAGAAAGTGGCAGGCAATTCCCGTTGAAATCAGGGAACACCTTGTTCAATCCTCGCAAGAGGCCGGCAAGCGTTTCCTTGTTCAAATGAGGCAGCATAGTGCCGAGGCTGTCAAAGTGATGCAACAACATGGGCTCAAGATCCATGCCGTGTCGCCCGATGTGCTGGCCGAATGGAACAAGCGGTTCCGGGCCAATTACCCCACCATCATGGGCGAAAACGTTCCCCCGGAACTTGTCGCTGAAGTAGAACGGATTCGCGACGAGTACCGGGCGGCAAAGCGTCTTCCCTAA